One Vitis vinifera cultivar Pinot Noir 40024 chromosome 8, ASM3070453v1 genomic window carries:
- the LOC100250533 gene encoding receptor like protein 22: protein MCGLSSLSQLLPMRILFFLWILFMPLCPIFFGMHCTSVSGECLSDGRVCLEDEVLLLLQLKSSLIFNTAASNKLVSWIQSADCCSWGGVTWDATGRVVSLDLSSEFISGELNSSSSIFSLQYLQSLNLANNTFSSQIPAEFHKLGNLTYLNLSNAGFSGQIPIEISYLTKLVTIDLSSLYFITGIPKLKLENPNLRMLVQNLKKLRELHLDGVIISAQGKEWCWALSSSVPNLQVLSLYSCHLSGPIHYSLKKLQSLSRIRLDDNNIAAPVPEFLSNFSNLTHLQLSSCGLYGTFPEKIFQVPTLQTLDLSYNKLLQGSLPEFPQGGCLETLVLSVTKFSGKLPNSIANLKRLARIELADCDFSGPIPTVMANLTQLVYLDFSHNKFSGAIPSFSLSKNLTLIDLSHNNLTGQISSSHWVGFVNLVTIDFCYNSLYGSLPMPLFSLPSLQKIKLNNNQFSGPFGEFPATSSHPMDTLDLSGNNLEGPIPVSLFDLQHLNILDLSSNKFNGTVELSQFQKLGNLTTLSLSYNNLSINPSRSNPTSPLLPILSTLKLASCKLRTLPDLSSQSMLVILDLSQNQIPGKIPNWIWKIGNGFLSHLNLSHNLLEGLQEPLSNLPPFLSTLDLHSNQLRGPIPTPPSSTYVDYSNNRFTSSIPDDIGTYMNVTVFFSLSKNNITGIIPASICNAHYLQVLDFSDNSLSGKIPSCLIENGDLAVLNLRRNKFKGTIPGEFPGHCLLQTLDLNGNLLEGKIPESLANCKALEVLNLGNNRMNDIFPCWLKNISSLRVLVLRANKFHGPIGCPNSNSTWPMLQIVDLAWNNFSGVLPEKCFSNWRAMMAGEDDVQSKSNHLRFKVLAFSQLYYQDAVTVTSKGQEMELVKVLTLFTSIDFSCNNFQGDIPEDIGDLKLLYVLNLSGNGFTGQIPSSLGQLRQLESLDLSLNKLSGEIPAQLSSLNFLSVLNLSFNGLVGRIPTGNQLQTFSENSFAGNRGLCGFPLNVSCEDATPPTFDGRHSGSRIAIKWDYIAPEIGFVTGLGIVIWPLVLCRRWRKCYYKHVDGILSRILHQKNQGRESGGRRGHGIRRRRM, encoded by the coding sequence ATGTGTGGGCTTAGTAGTCTCTCCCAGCTGCTGCCAATGAGAATTCTattctttttatggattttatTCATGCCCTTATGCCCGATCTTTTTTGGTATGCATTGTACTTCGGTGTCTGGCGAATGTCTGAGTGATGGGAGGGTATGCCTGGAAGATGAGGTGTTGTTGCTGCTGCAACTGAAGAGCAGCCTCATATTTAATACTGCTGCATCGAATAAACTAGTTTCCTGGATTCAAAGCGCGGACTGCTGTTCTTGGGGAGGTGTAACCTGGGACGCCACTGGTCGTGTTGTCTCTCTTGATCTCAGTAGCGAATTCATTTCTGGTGAACTCAATAGCTCCAGTAGCATTTTCAGTCTACAATATCTCCAGAGCTTGAATTTGGCTAACAACACCTTCTCTTCTCAAATTCCAGCAGAATTCCACAAGCTTGGAAACTTAACTTACCTGAATTTGTCCAACGCTGGCTTTTCTGGGCAGATTCCAATTGAGATTTCCTACTTGACAAAGTTGGTTACTATTGATCTATCTAGCCTTTATTTCATCACCGGTATCCCAAAACTGAAACTTGAGAACCCAAATCTGAGAATGCTGGTTCAGAACCTCAAGAAGCTAAGAGAACTCCATCTTGACGGTGTAATCATATCAGCCCAGGGAAAGGAGTGGTGCTGGGCATTATCATCTTCAGTACCTAATCTCCAAGTGCTGAGCTTGTATAGCTGCCATCTTTCAGGCCCTATACATTATTCCCTGAAGAAGCTTCAGTCCCTCTCAAGGATTCGTCTGGATGATAACAATATTGCTGCTCCAGTTCCAGAATTCCTCTCCAATTTCTCAAATTTGACTCACTTGCAGCTCAGTTCTTGTGGATTATATGGAACATTTCCAGAAAAGATCTTTCAGGTACCAACCCTCCAGACTCTTGATTTGTCATACAACAAGTTGCTCCAGGGTTCTTTGCCAGAATTCCCTCAGGGTGGATGTCTAGAAACCTTGGTGCTCTCGGTTACAAAATTTTCAGGGAAATTACCCAACTCCATAGCGAATCTCAAGAGGTTGGCTAGAATAGAGCTTGCAGATTGTGATTTCAGTGGTCCAATCCCAACGGTGATGGCAAACCTTACTCAATTGGTTTACTTGGACTTCTCTCATAATAAGTTCTCTGGTGCAATCCCATCTTTTAGTTTGTCCAAGAATCTAACCCTAATAGACCTTTCTCATAATAATTTAACAGGTCAGATTTCTTCCTCTCACTGGGTTGGTTTTGTGAATTTAGTGACTATTGACTTTTGTTACAATTCACTGTATGGAAGTCTCCCGATGCCCCTGTTCTCCCTCCCGTCACTGCAGAAGATAAAACTTAACAACAACCAATTTTCTGGTCCATTTGGTGAATTTCCAGCTACGTCTTCTCATCCCATGGATACCCTTGATTTGAGTGGCAACAATCTGGAAGGGCCAATACCTGTATCCCTCTTTGATCTCCAGCATCTTAACATCCTTGACCTTTCTTCCAACAAATTCAATGGCACTGTTGAGCTAAGCCAGTTTCAGAAACTTGGAAATCTTACTACTCTTAGTCTTTCGTACAACAACTTGTCCATCAATCCAAGTCGTAGTAATCCCACTTCTCCTCTTCTGCCAATTCTTTCCACGTTAAAATTGGCTTCTTGCAAGCTCAGAACATTACCTGATCTTAGCAGCCAGTCAATGTTGGTAATTTTAGACCTTTCCCAAAACCAAATTCCGGGGAAAATACCAAATTGGATTTGGAAGATTGGTAATGGCTTTCTTTCTCATTTGAATCTCTCTCATAATTTACTGGAGGGTTTGCAGGAACCTTTGTCCAATCTTCCTCCGTTTCTGTCTACCCTTGACCTTCATTCCAACCAGCTCCGTGGGCCAATCCCCACTCCACCATCTTCCACCTATGTGGATTACTCAAACAACAGGTTCACCTCTTCCATTCCCGATGATATTGGTACTTACATGAACGTCactgttttcttctctctttcaaaGAATAACATCACTGGAATTATTCCTGCATCAATCTGCAATGCCCATTACCTGCAAGTTCTTGACTTTTCTGACAACAGTTTAAGTGGCAAAATACCCTCATGTTTGATTGAGAACGGGGATCTTGCAGTGCTGAATCTACGGAGAAACAAGTTTAAGGGCACTATACCTGGGGAATTCCCAGGTCACTGTCTTTTACAGACCCTAGATCTCAATGGGAATCTTTTAGAAGGAAAAATTCCAGAGTCTCTGGCCAATTGCAAAGCATTAGAGGTTTTAAACCTTGGGAACAATCGGATGAATGATATCTTTCCTTGCTGGTTGAAGAACATTAGCAGTCTGCGTGTTCTTGTTTTGCGAGCCAACAAATTCCATGGACCCATTGGATGTCCAAATAGCAATTCCACCTGGCCAATGCTTCAAATTGTCGATTTAGCTTGGAACAATTTTAGCGGTGTGTTGCCAGAAAAATGTTTCTCAAACTGGAGAGCAATGATGGCAGGTGAAGATGACGTCCAATCCAAGTCCAATCACCTGCGATTTAAGGTCCTAGCATTCAGTCAATTGTACTATCAGGATGCAGTAACAGTTACCAGCAAAGGTCAAGAAATGGAGCTTGTGAAGGTCCTAACTCTCTTCACTTCCATTGATTTCTCATGCAATAATTTCCAAGGGGACATACCAGAAGATATAGGAGACTTGAAGTTACTTTATGTTCTCAACTTATCTGGTAATGGTTTCACAGGCCAAATCCCATCATCACTAGGACAGCTGCGACAGCTTGAGTCATTAGACCTCTCACTGAACAAGCTGAGCGGGGAGATCCCTGCACAGCTCTCGAGCCTAAATTTCCTTTCGGTCCTGAACCTCTCTTTCAATGGATTGGTGGGAAGGATCCCTACAGGTAATCAATTGCAAACATTTTCAGAAAATTCATTTGCAGGTAACAGAGGATTATGCGGCTTCCCTTTAAATGTAAGTTGCGAAGATGCTACACCACCCACGTTTGATGGCAGGCACTCAGGTTCCAGGATAGCGATTAAGTGGGACTACATAGCTCCTGAAATTGGATTTGTGACAGGGCTGGGAATCGTGATTTGGCCTCTTGTGTTGTGTAGGAGATGGAGGAAATGCTACTACAAACATGTTGATGGAATTCTTTCAAGGATTCTCCATCAGAAAAACCAAGGAAGAGAAAGTGGTGGAAGACGAGGTCACGGAATTCGGAGGCGGAGAATGTAG